A single window of Nasonia vitripennis strain AsymCx chromosome 4, Nvit_psr_1.1, whole genome shotgun sequence DNA harbors:
- the LOC116417459 gene encoding uncharacterized protein LOC116417459, producing the protein MSDDSDLDDSLREFTADSKKSYKEREKGSQSQTSQSQEKWSDQKIRRKLFFSETKVDLFKKQLEKSTNQCYRRRDGKSKFDLKNESRTSRNPLIKFRHIRLECIYAKESVPLPLSEKKRKTYTSSLGCNGQIKLKLSEDGSCYCVSEIVPHDKHPQANAATCKLLPQSRKLNAEQKKLVKETLKVDGNKLKLVTKLNEEGTKVTLRDIHNVRAEMSEDRLGNSVSAVTDVLTQFHADYEFHVNQHNEFQVLYFATPNMNAVFEAWPEFIMTDTNVQLMYIMLMRLLPVLLVK; encoded by the exons ATGTCTGACGATAGCGATTTGGACGACAGTCTGAGGGAATTTACTGCCGATTCCAAGAAAAGTTacaaagaaagagagaagggaaGTCAGAGTCAGACTTCTCAGTCTCAAGAAAAATGGTCAGATCAAAAAATAAGgaggaaattatttttttctgagaCGAAAGTAGATCTGTTCAAAAAACAGTTGGAAAAATCGACGAATCAATGTTATCGACGACGCGACGGTAAAAGCAAGTTTGACCTTAAAAATGAAAGTCGCACATCGAGGAATCCACTCATCAAGTTTCGGCATATTCGTTTGGAATGCATCTACGCGAAGGAGTCGGTCCCATTACCACTATCCGAAAAGAAGCGAAAAACATA CACTTCTTCCCTTGGATGTAATGGtcaaataaaattgaaattgtcTGAAGATGGGAGCTGTTACTGTGTTTCAGAAATCGTCCCGCATGACAAACATCCACAAGCAAAT GCTGCAACTTGTAAACTTTTACCGCAATCTCGTAAATTGAATgctgaacaaaaaaaattggttAAAGAGACTTTGAAAGTTGATGGAAACAAATTGAAATTAGTTACTAAGTTGAACGAGGAAGGCACCAAAGTAACTTTAAGAGACATTCACAACGTTCGTGCTGAAATGTCTGAAGACCGTCTGGGAAATTCTGTTTCTGCTGTTACCGATGTTTTAACGCAGTTTC ACGCTGATTATGAATTTCATGTCAACCAGCACAATGAATTTCAAGTTCTGTACTTTGCCACACCTAATATGAATGCCGTTTTTGAAGCTTGGCCAGAGTTTATCATGACGGATACTAATGTACAACTAATGTACATAATGTTGATGAGGCTGTTACCAGTTCTACTAGTGAAGTGA
- the LOC103316856 gene encoding protein lin-52 homolog isoform X2 encodes MEKIIIEGTEIERSEMHPEESLISLEKLDRASPDLWPEQSITKFVAQNSTQNEVPVWATNLTAEDTSQLYQLSNMSVDDIVLEVKKLLDASYKLGLEEAKEMTRGKYLNIFKQK; translated from the coding sequence ATGGAGAAAATAATCATAGAAGGTACCGAAATCGAGAGGAGTGAGATGCACCCAGAGGAGAGTCTAATTAGCCTAGAGAAGCTGGACAGAGCATCACCGGACTTGTGGCCAGAACAGAGCATCACGAAATTTGTAGCTCAGAACTCAACGCAGAACGAGGTTCCAGTCTGGGCAACAAATTTAACTGCAGAGGATACGAGTCAGTTATATCAGCTTAGTAATATGTCTGTAGACGACATAGTTCTTGAAGTGAAAAAACTTCTTGATGCCTCGTATAAACTTGGCTTGGAAGAAGCTAAAGAAATGACAAGAGGaaagtatttgaatatattcaagCAAAAGTAA